The following nucleotide sequence is from Acidimicrobiia bacterium.
GTCTCGATGGCGAACATCGCGAGGCCCCCGGCCAAACCGGTGATGCTCATCCATTTTCGGTTCCTCGACGAATCCGTCACAGCTGGCCCTCTTTCGGATGGCCTAATACGGATCGCACCTCGTCCTCGAGTTCCATGCTGCTCACCGCGGTCACCCGATCACCCGGCTTGAGGTGTGTGGAGGCGATCGGGATCGCCACCTCGTCGCCGCTGCCCACGGTGATGAGGAGAGATCCCTTGGGCAATCGGATCTCGGCTAGGGGCCGCTCCGTGAAATCCGAGGGAAGGTCGATCTCGTACACCGAGAACCTCCCCCTCCCGAGCACCGCGATGCGGTTTAGAGCAGATACTTCCACCTCACGTGAGATCAATCCCGCCATCATGTCGGTCACGGCCACCACCGGGACATCGAGCGCTTC
It contains:
- a CDS encoding NAD-binding protein — its product is MRIIVIGGGKVGSFLARELHEAGHIVTVIEERRGRAEALTDDSKALVLEGDGSDAYLLKAADVHRADWVLAVTGRDEVNLMACQLALTLGAQHVLARLNAPLNRPTFEALDVPVVAVTDMMAGLISREVEVSALNRIAVLGRGRFSVYEIDLPSDFTERPLAEIRLPKGSLLITVGSGDEVAIPIASTHLKPGDRVTAVSSMELEDEVRSVLGHPKEGQL